Proteins encoded by one window of Ovis canadensis isolate MfBH-ARS-UI-01 breed Bighorn chromosome 14, ARS-UI_OviCan_v2, whole genome shotgun sequence:
- the LOC138419517 gene encoding protein PRRC2A-like translates to MCNNCMNPWNKSFPIKLQAILMIKKGNDNGAFFLHCLGGPARTGHPGRCRARCSAHLRTQPYSTSGPRRRPRGRRSSITRPDSPRKWRGRQGRRPPGPSLRSRGQSKKSPEKAPRPRQTSSLQSYCPRPRTSGGQGATRPKSGAPRRHEGRGRAPRLRDGAGRPVGFRSLRLIRQNTTRQTRSATHPPARRTVPDRRSLAPKRPFAPPAARHATTNLQPQPSSRAARDREGRRRAGRGRRGSRVRGPHHGLQRAGGTAWTPQPRSLVQHPGNGGLGGVCRPGEGARRGGWAAAAAPIGPGSRPSARAPAPSRDAPPRLVQRRPEGSSALPVFEMSQPAGCSYLRGTRDPGRALDSCCRPQGRRPPSLTQTPTTPGSERLLGLGGRGPSCEEGWLGSDRGALAPLRPPGERWAGSRKLFFPPAPSCPLCWSIRRGRSLQGDQTSQS, encoded by the coding sequence ATGTGTAATAATTGCATGAACCCATGGAACAAAAGTTTCCCCATCAAATTACAAGCTATCTTAATGATTAAAAAGGGAAACGACAACGGTGCTTTTTTCCTCCATTGCTTAGGAGGACCAGCGCGTACTGGACATCCGGGGCGCTGCAGGGCACGTTGTTCAGCTCACCTCCGCACCCAACCCTATAGTACCAGCGGTCCCCGCCGGCGGCCGAGGGGCCGGAGAAGTTCAATAACTCGCCCGGACTCACCCAGGAAGTGGCGTGGCCGCCAAGGCCGGAGACCACCCGGGCCCTCCCTCCGCTCGCGTGGCCAAAGCAAAAAGTCGCCTGAGAAGGCGCCCCGCCCTCGGCAAACTTCCTCTCTCCAGAGTTACTGCCCCCGGCCCCGCACGTCGGGTGGACAAGGGGCGACCCGTCCCAAATCGGGTGCCCCAAGACGCCACGAGGGGCGGGGCCGCGCCCCCAGACTGCGCGACGGAGCGGGGCGGCCAGTGGGTTTTCGGTCTTTGCGGCTGATCCGGCAGAACACCACCAGGCAAACGCGCAGCGCCACCCACCCGCCCGCCCGCCGGACAGTCCCAGACCGCCGAAGCCTGGCGCCCAAGCGTCCCTTCGCGCCGCCCGCGGCCCGACACGCAACCACAAACCTGCAGCCTCAGCCGTCCTCGCGCGCGGCTCGGGACCGGGAAGGAAGGCGGCGGGCCGGCCGGGGGCGCAGAGGGTCGCGGGTGCGGGGGCCTCACCACGGCCTGCAACGCGCCGGGGGTACGGCCTGGACCCCGCAGCCGCGGAGCCTTGTGCAGCACCCTGGAAATGGGGGGCTGGGGGGCGTCTGCCGCCCCGGGGAGGGGGCGCGCCGGGGAGGCTGGGCCGCTGCGGCCGCGCCCATAGGTCCCGGGAGCCGTCCGTCAGCGCgggcccccgccccctcccgggACGCCCCACCCCGTCTCGTGCAGCGCCGGCCGGAAGGAAGCAGCGCACTTCCGGTCTTCGAAATGTCCCAGCCTGCGGGGTGCAGCTACCTCCGCGGCACGCGGGACCCCGGAAGAGCGCTGGACTCGTGCTGCAGACCGCAGGGCCGGAGGCCACCTTCCCTCACGCAGACGCCCACCACCCCGGGATCAGAGCGATTGCTGGGGCTTGGGGGAAGAGGGCCGAGCTGCGAGGAAGGGTGGCTCGGATCAGACCGCGGAGCCTTGGCACCTCTTCGTCCCCCAGGGGAAAGATGGGCGGGCAGCAGAAAACTGTTCTTTCCGCCGGCGCCCTCCTGTCCCCTGTGCTGGTCGATCCGGAGGGGCCG